In Sphingomonas sp. PAMC26645, one DNA window encodes the following:
- a CDS encoding SDR family oxidoreductase, translating to MNPTGNTILITGGGSGIGAALAQRLHDAGNAVIVAGRRQEALDEAIAGRENMSAITLDIDDPAAIEDFAKRVVSEHPALNVLVNNAGIMKLEDAATRRDLTDAEATIVTNLLGPIRLTNALVDHLAAQSGGTIVNLTSGLAYVPLTAAPTYSATKAAIHSYTVSLRRVLEGKVEVIEIAPPGVQTGLTPGQETRPGYMPLEAFADEVMTLWTQQPTPNEILVERVRPLRNAEADHRFPEAVVQLNEMAERARRGG from the coding sequence ATGAACCCGACCGGCAACACTATCCTCATCACCGGCGGCGGGTCGGGTATTGGCGCCGCGCTGGCGCAGCGTCTCCACGATGCGGGCAACGCGGTGATCGTTGCCGGCCGACGTCAGGAAGCGCTCGACGAGGCGATCGCAGGGCGCGAGAACATGAGTGCGATCACGCTCGACATCGACGACCCCGCCGCGATCGAGGACTTTGCCAAGCGCGTCGTCTCCGAACATCCCGCGCTCAACGTGCTGGTCAACAATGCCGGCATCATGAAGCTGGAGGACGCCGCGACCCGCCGTGATCTGACCGACGCGGAGGCGACGATCGTCACCAATCTGCTGGGTCCGATTCGGCTGACCAACGCGCTGGTCGATCATCTTGCAGCGCAATCCGGTGGCACGATCGTCAACCTGACGTCCGGGCTCGCCTATGTCCCGCTGACCGCCGCCCCCACGTATTCGGCGACCAAGGCGGCGATCCATTCCTACACCGTGTCCCTGCGTCGCGTCCTGGAGGGCAAGGTCGAGGTGATCGAGATCGCACCCCCCGGCGTGCAGACCGGCCTTACCCCCGGGCAGGAAACACGTCCCGGCTATATGCCGCTGGAGGCGTTTGCGGATGAGGTCATGACGCTCTGGACGCAGCAGCCGACGCCAAACGAGATACTCGTCGAACGTGTTCGGCCGTTGCGCAATGCAGAAGCCGATCATCGCTTTCCGGAAGCCGTCGTGCAGTTGAACGAGATGGCCGAACGCGCGCGCCGCGGGGGCTGA
- a CDS encoding PepSY-associated TM helix domain-containing protein: MNASQTSPSPATIAKRKRKWRSWWLKQLHSWHWISAALSLTAMLLFAITGITLNHAATIGAKPVVVEKSGTLPRSLLHMLSAPHTADAPLPVPVAKAVANAVGLDPAGKPVEWSDSDAYVALPRPGGDGWVSIARATGAITAETTDRGWISYLNDLHKGRNAGAAWFWFIDVFAGACILFTLTGLLLLQLHARHRPSTWPIVAAGLALPVLLAILFIH, translated from the coding sequence GTGAACGCCTCCCAAACTTCCCCGTCGCCCGCGACGATCGCCAAGCGCAAACGCAAGTGGCGAAGCTGGTGGCTCAAGCAATTGCACAGCTGGCACTGGATCAGCGCGGCGCTGTCGCTGACCGCGATGCTGCTGTTCGCGATCACCGGCATCACGCTGAACCATGCGGCGACGATCGGTGCCAAACCGGTCGTCGTGGAGAAAAGCGGCACGTTACCGAGGTCGCTGCTTCACATGCTGAGCGCGCCGCATACCGCCGACGCGCCGCTCCCCGTTCCCGTCGCCAAGGCGGTCGCGAACGCGGTCGGGCTCGATCCCGCCGGCAAGCCCGTCGAATGGTCCGATAGCGACGCCTATGTCGCGCTGCCGCGACCCGGCGGCGACGGCTGGGTCAGCATCGCGCGCGCGACCGGCGCGATCACCGCGGAAACCACCGATCGCGGCTGGATCTCGTACCTGAACGACCTGCACAAGGGTCGCAACGCGGGCGCGGCGTGGTTCTGGTTCATCGACGTCTTCGCAGGGGCGTGCATCCTCTTCACGCTCACCGGGCTCCTGCTGCTGCAACTCCACGCGCGGCACCGGCCCTCGACCTGGCCGATCGTCGCCGCCGGGCTCGCGCTCCCGGTCTTGCTCGCCATCCTGTTCATCCATTGA